One genomic window of Clostridia bacterium includes the following:
- a CDS encoding V-type ATP synthase subunit B (produces ATP from ADP in the presence of a proton gradient across the membrane; the B subunit is part of the catalytic core of the ATP synthase complex) produces MVKEYRTIREVVGPLMLVEGVSGVTYNELVEIRQEDGDLRRGKVLEVMGDKALVQLFENSQGLKISTSKARFLGKSMELGVSVDMLGRVFDGIGRTKDGGPDILAEMSLDINGQPINPTARDYPDEFIQTGVSAI; encoded by the coding sequence ATGGTTAAGGAATACAGAACGATACGCGAAGTGGTCGGACCGTTGATGCTCGTCGAGGGGGTCAGCGGCGTCACCTATAACGAACTCGTGGAGATCCGTCAAGAGGACGGCGATCTCAGAAGGGGCAAGGTGCTCGAAGTGATGGGGGACAAAGCCCTCGTGCAGCTCTTCGAGAATTCGCAGGGGCTCAAGATCAGCACCTCCAAAGCGCGATTCCTCGGCAAGAGCATGGAGCTCGGTGTGTCGGTGGATATGCTCGGTAGAGTCTTCGACGGCATCGGCAGGACGAAGGACGGCGGCCCCGATATCTTGGCGGAGATGTCCCTCGATATCAACGGTCAGCCCATCAACCCCACAGCCCGCGACTATCCCGACGAATTCATTCAGACGGGCGTCTCGGCGATCGA